From Candidatus Jidaibacter acanthamoeba, a single genomic window includes:
- a CDS encoding ankyrin repeat domain-containing protein, whose translation MSQGANVNAKEMLGDTALHLAVERKNIRIVELLLSQSSIDINIKGIDEQTPLQNALYNGYDEIA comes from the coding sequence TTGTCACAAGGTGCTAATGTAAATGCAAAGGAAATGCTAGGAGACACAGCTTTACACCTAGCTGTAGAACGTAAAAATATTAGAATAGTAGAGCTATTACTATCACAGTCTTCAATAGATATAAATATTAAAGGTATTGATGAGCAGACTCCTTTGCAAAATGCCTTATATAATGGTTACGATGAAATTGCTA